The window GGAACGCCTCGCCGCTGGTGGCGAGGGCGCGGTACTCGTTGATGGCCTCGAACAGGATGACGACCAGCGGGATGAGTTCCAGCGTCGAGAAGACGCTCCCGATGGGAATCCACAGATCGGGCATCCCGATCCACCAGTAGTGGTGGCTGACGCCGATGACGCCCGTGCCCATCACGAGTAGCGCCTCGACCATCACGGCCTTCTCGGCCGACCGCCGGCGCAGGAGGTTCATCGACACCAGCGTCATCCCGACGATGGCGACGATGAAGAACTCGAACGCGCCCTCGACCCACATATGGACCACCCACCAGCGCCAGAACTCCGTCACCGCGATGTTCGTCTTGGGCGTGAACAGGAAGCCCGCGACGAACAGGAGGGCGATGGAGCCGCCGGCGTAGAGGATCATATGTGCGAGGCCGTACGGTTTCTCGTCGTCGAGCAAGGGCTTCAGCCCGCGGGCCGCGAGCACCGCCCAGCCGATGAAGCCAGCGAGCAGGCCCGCCTGCCACAGTTTGCCGACTTCGAGGTACTCCAGCCCCTCGTTGCCGAGGATCCACCACAGCGACCCGTCGAAGTAGCCGTGTGCGCCGAGCCAGATGCCCGTGAGACCACCGGCGACGACGACGACGAGCGCCCCGAGCAGTCCCTTCACGTACCGCGCTTGGTTCGACGGCTCGAAGCCGGTCAGAAGCGGCGGGAGGAACAGCCCCGCGCCGAGCCACAGCGTCGCGATCCAGAGGATGCCCAAGTCGATGTGCCACGTCTTCGCCATCGCGAACGGGAGCACCTGCAACACGTCGACGCCGAGGACGGGTATCGTCTCCAAGCCGAAGAACGCGTGCCGTTCCACGTAGTAGTGGGCAAGCAAGCCGCCGAGGAAGGTCTGCGCGAGGAACAACAGCGCCGCGACGGGGACGAACCACAGCGCGGCCGACTGGCTAGGCAGTAGGTCCACGTCGTCCGGGTGGGGGACGTTCACCCCCTCGGTCGACGGTTCGGGCAGGTCGATGGAGGTGTACAGCCACACGCCGATGCCCGCCCCGGCGACGAGCAACACCATCGCGACGACGCTCCACGTCATCGCCGACGCGCCGGGCGTGTTGCCCGCGGCGGGCGCGTACGGCCAGTCGTTGGTGTACGAGTGGTCGGCGTTCGGGCGGTCGGTGTGGCTCATCCACGCGGTCCACAGCGCGAAGTCGGCGAAGCGGCGAGCCTCCTCCTCGCTGTCGATCATCTCGACCGGGACGCCACGCGCGTCAGATCCCTCGTGGTACCGCTGGACGTACGTCTCGCGGACCTGCCGGTGTGCGTACGCCTCCGCGGCCGAGTACTCGATGGTACCGTCTCCGGGCGTGCCGTCCGAGAGATCCGACTCCACCAGCGAGTCGACCGCCGCCTGCTCTTCTGCGGGGAGGTCCTCGTAGGCGGTGTCGTACCGCTCGTCTGCGTAGTACGATTTCATCGCCTCGACCTTCAGGTCGAGTGCGTCGGCGGTGTAGTCGGGGCCGAAGTACGCCCCGTTGCCGAGGATCGACCCGTGGTTCATCAGTCCGTCCCGCTGGAACACCGCTTTCCCCTGTTGGACGTCGTCGCCGGTCGCGAGCGTCTCGCCGTCGGGGCCGACGACGCGGTCGGGGATCGGTGGGGCCTTCTCGTACGCCATCGCCGCGCCCGCGCCCATCACGACCAGATTGACGACGAACGCGACGACGAGTGCCTTCGCCAGGGTGCGTCTGCTGACTCTCATCGCGTGCGGCGGTTCCGCCGGCAGTCACTTGGGAGCGTTCGACGTTCCGTACTCACGGGGACGCTCGCGAACACGTTCGGGATGGACTATCGCACGGTGACCACGCGTCCGGGACCTGTCGACAGCGGTGACCGACCCCAGCGCGACTAACAGCAGAACATGAACGGATACATCAGCGCGATCCGGTCGCCGTCTGTCAGTTCCGTGTCGAAGCCGTCGAGGTGTTCGTTGAACCGTCCGTTGACGCAGATGCGGGCGAACGCCCGCGTCCGGTCACCCTCGGGGTTGGCTTTGAAGTCTGCCGGCAGTTCACCCGGCGGCTTCGCCCACCCACGCGCGACAGCCTCCTCGGGCGTGCGTGCGAGCACCAACTCGGCCACGTCGTACTCCTCGAAGAACTGGTCGAGAAACTCCCTGAGCGTCGATCCCTCGAAGGTGTACTCGAATCGATGGTCCGGCAGAGCGTCGTACAGTCGGCCGGTTCCTTTCACCTCGACGGTCGTCTCCGCACGACGGTCGAGAGACTCGTCGCCACGCTCCACCGCTCGCTGACCGATGTGTGTCGGCATAGGTGTCACTACGCCGTCTAGATGGGTGGGTGTAGTCCCGAACATATTCGAGGAGAGATTCCAACCGTTACACCCGATTCTCTGCGGATGGGACCCAACGAGCGACCGAGCGGCGTCTCGGCGGTT of the Halobaculum limi genome contains:
- a CDS encoding nitric-oxide reductase large subunit, coding for MRVSRRTLAKALVVAFVVNLVVMGAGAAMAYEKAPPIPDRVVGPDGETLATGDDVQQGKAVFQRDGLMNHGSILGNGAYFGPDYTADALDLKVEAMKSYYADERYDTAYEDLPAEEQAAVDSLVESDLSDGTPGDGTIEYSAAEAYAHRQVRETYVQRYHEGSDARGVPVEMIDSEEEARRFADFALWTAWMSHTDRPNADHSYTNDWPYAPAAGNTPGASAMTWSVVAMVLLVAGAGIGVWLYTSIDLPEPSTEGVNVPHPDDVDLLPSQSAALWFVPVAALLFLAQTFLGGLLAHYYVERHAFFGLETIPVLGVDVLQVLPFAMAKTWHIDLGILWIATLWLGAGLFLPPLLTGFEPSNQARYVKGLLGALVVVVAGGLTGIWLGAHGYFDGSLWWILGNEGLEYLEVGKLWQAGLLAGFIGWAVLAARGLKPLLDDEKPYGLAHMILYAGGSIALLFVAGFLFTPKTNIAVTEFWRWWVVHMWVEGAFEFFIVAIVGMTLVSMNLLRRRSAEKAVMVEALLVMGTGVIGVSHHYWWIGMPDLWIPIGSVFSTLELIPLVVILFEAINEYRALATSGEAFPYTLPFMFIIASGVWNFVGAGVLGFFINLPLINYYEHGTYLTVGHAHAAMFGAFGFLALGMATYVLRFTVRDWSGRRLRWAFWLWNVGLAAMVFVSVLPVGFIQLEVAFTGSYDAARSVAFYNRPLIQDLFWARLPGDTLIIAGTALFTYDVVAKLRSRRVADDATHVPTGGVVRPFLEDDD
- a CDS encoding MoaD/ThiS family protein, which encodes MPTHIGQRAVERGDESLDRRAETTVEVKGTGRLYDALPDHRFEYTFEGSTLREFLDQFFEEYDVAELVLARTPEEAVARGWAKPPGELPADFKANPEGDRTRAFARICVNGRFNEHLDGFDTELTDGDRIALMYPFMFCC